ATCGTCCGCCGCCGCAAGACCGGCAAGAAGCGCTGAGGGAAGTAGAAGATGCCACGTAGTCTTAAGAAAGGTCCGTTCGTGGACCAGCACCTGTTCACCAAGGTGGAGTCGCAGAACGAATCGGGCAGTCGCAACGTCATCAAGACGTGGTCGCGGCGGTCGATGATCGTTCCGGACATGATCGGTCACACCATCGCAGTACATGATGGACGCAAGCACGTGCCGGTGTTTGTCAGCGAGAACATGGTCGGGCACAAGCTCGGCGAGTTCGCGCCGACGCGCACCTTCAAGGGGCACATCAAGGACGACAGAAAGGCCCGGCGCGTTTAAGCGCCTGGATCGCAGGAACGAGAGGTACGTCATGGAAGCCAGAGCCCAGGCTCGCCGGGTACGGGTATCCCCGATGAAGGCCCGGCGCGTGGTGGATCTGATCCGCGGTTTGCCAACTGCGGAGGCGCAGGCCGTTTTGCAGTTTGCGCCGCAGGCCGCCAGTGAGCCGGTACTGAAGGTGCTGAATAGCGCCATCGCCAATGCCGCCAACAATCACCAGATGGACGAGCGTGAGTTGGTGATCGCCGAGGCCTACGTTGATGAAGGGCCCACAATGAAGCGAATCCAGCCGCGGGCGCAGGGCCGGGCTTACCGCATCCGCAAACGTTCCAGCCACATCACGATCGTGGTCGCCGACGCTGACTCGGCGACCGACAGCAGGAAGAGGGGCTGATCCCATGGGCCAGAAGATCCATCCGCACGGATTCCGGCTCGGCTACACCGCCGACTACGTCTCCAACTGGTACGCCGACGGCCACAAGCCGGGTCAGCGTT
This portion of the Actinomycetes bacterium genome encodes:
- the rpsS gene encoding 30S ribosomal protein S19, translating into MPRSLKKGPFVDQHLFTKVESQNESGSRNVIKTWSRRSMIVPDMIGHTIAVHDGRKHVPVFVSENMVGHKLGEFAPTRTFKGHIKDDRKARRV
- the rplV gene encoding 50S ribosomal protein L22 → MEARAQARRVRVSPMKARRVVDLIRGLPTAEAQAVLQFAPQAASEPVLKVLNSAIANAANNHQMDERELVIAEAYVDEGPTMKRIQPRAQGRAYRIRKRSSHITIVVADADSATDSRKRG